In Cyanobacterium stanieri LEGE 03274, a single genomic region encodes these proteins:
- the dcm gene encoding DNA (cytosine-5-)-methyltransferase, protein MICRWECQLLENVKNLVGHDQGKTFEVIKDTLTKGLNYSFIPFIINSKDYGNVPQTRERIYIVGFKNEGHIVASLNENVQSNLIHLFNDNLSTKFQIPKPISLTKKVTDIINKSVADESYYYNESSRYYSELKQKMTKEDTIYQWRRVYVRENKNKLCPTLTANMGTGGHNVPLVKVNGKYRKLTPQECLAFQGFDISEFKFPENMAKSHCYKQIGNSVVVPVIERIANNIKSVLS, encoded by the coding sequence TTGATTTGTCGGTGGGAGTGTCAATTATTAGAAAATGTTAAAAATTTAGTTGGTCACGATCAAGGTAAAACTTTTGAAGTCATAAAAGATACTTTAACTAAAGGTTTAAATTATTCATTTATACCATTTATAATAAACTCAAAAGATTATGGCAATGTACCTCAAACTAGAGAAAGAATATATATTGTAGGTTTTAAAAATGAAGGTCATATTGTTGCATCTTTAAATGAAAATGTGCAAAGCAATTTGATACATCTATTTAATGACAATTTGTCAACCAAATTTCAAATTCCTAAGCCTATATCCTTGACAAAAAAAGTAACGGATATTATCAATAAATCTGTTGCTGATGAATCTTATTATTACAATGAATCTAGCCGATATTATTCAGAATTAAAACAAAAAATGACGAAAGAAGATACCATCTATCAGTGGAGAAGGGTATATGTTAGGGAAAATAAAAATAAATTATGTCCTACGTTAACAGCTAATATGGGTACGGGTGGACACAACGTGCCATTGGTTAAAGTTAATGGAAAATATCGAAAGTTAACTCCCCAAGAATGTCTGGCTTTCCAGGGTTTTGATATTTCTGAATTTAAGTTCCCAGAAAATATGGCAAAATCTCATTGTTATAAGCAAATTGGTAACTCTGTAGTTGTACCAGTTATTGAAAGAATTGCTAATAATATTAAGTCTGTTTTAAGTTAA